The Solea senegalensis isolate Sse05_10M unplaced genomic scaffold, IFAPA_SoseM_1 scf7180000013439, whole genome shotgun sequence genomic interval GTTTCCTTTTACAAGGTGGGTGAGAAAATCACAAATGTAGCATTCAAAGCCTCCTCAGTCACACGCTGATCAGCTCAGTCGGCCAACAATATTGATAACCAATCCTGCTTTTGTCAAtatacacaccacacacacattctaagCTTGAAATGAGCACTGAGCAATGCAATTAACTCTCTGTCTGGTTAACAGGTGCTTAGCTCTTTAATATGGAGTaggtctgtgtgagtgtgtgtgtgggtgtgtgtctgtgtgtctgtgtgtctgtgtgtgtgagggagaggaaATTGAAATGCAGCGGAGCAGTGATTGTGACAGTTCCAGCAGGCTGTGCATGAATTTGGATGCAATTGCCTCGACGTATAGAGGCAAGTGTAGGTTTATGTATGCACATGTGTGCATAGGTGCGTGTACATGCCGTGGTAATGATTTCCTCCTTCCAAGTTTCCCTCAGGGCAAAGCTGCAACTGAATATCACCAAAGGGAGCACTGTTCTGGGAAACCTGCTGCACCAGCCTCCCTCTGCTGTACCCAGCCTGTCTTCATCACCACCCTGGACTACCCCCCAAATCGTAACGTAATTAAAAGGGGAGAGACTCTGCCTGGCTCTACCCGAGACTGTGCATACTaatcacacacagtcatttagGAGGAAAACCTGCAGGATTCACACATCTCATTTTCATCACCAAAAGAGCTTTTTTCATTGAAATGAAGATGAGGTTTTTAAGCATGAGTAAGTCTGCCAGGCAGAAGAAAATGGAGAAATGTTTCATTAACATAAATCAGAACTGTATGACGTCTCTGGACTAACTGCATTTACGGTCTGTTGAATATAATCTGATACAGCAGCAGGACCATTGGTTAACAATACCAAACTCAGACTGAGTTTACCTATGTGTTAAATGAGTAGAGATCTACAACTAGAGGAAAAGCTGAGTCTGTTCAAGAACCCttgccagctctgtgtgtgtgtgtgtgtgtgtgtgtgtgtgtgtgtgtgtgtgtgtgtgtgtgtgtgtgtgtgtgtgttacctgatCATCTCTTCTTGGTATAGAGAGCTAACGACTGCTCCTCCGAAGCCTTTTCTCCTTTCTGCTCCCTGAGCCCTTtcctgtcaaataaaaaaattcagATATAAAAGAGCAACATTCACCATTCACCTCATACATAGTTAACTTTGGAATGGTAAAATATGCATAGCTGTTAGTCACAGTTAACAAAATtaccacacaccacacacctaTTCTAGTTTGGTTTAGACCTGCAGCCTGTGTTTCTGTCCTACATGGACATAGGCACTGGCCAAgctattttgtgtgtgtaatgcagTACAATAGCGATGAATCTATTCACCGTAAAAGGCTTTACCTATAGAATCCCCCTATAGCCTTCACAAagggaacacacacaacagagataaagttcaaaatgttgtaattttcAGATACTACTCTCTGTGGCTTTAGACATGACCTCACTAGCAATAAATACGCAATAACATGCAAGAGAACAGCATTAAATATATTGCGCCTCAATTTGTGACTGTTGTTAATCTTTTGTGTATTCATGGAATTCCATATTACATTCAGTTCGGCCAAGACTTTATTACCCGGCCTATTCTTCACTGACCAACCTTGACTCACAAAAGAACCCACACAAATCTGATTTCAGAAAATAGGGGGAGTAGGGAGGAACATGACAAGCGAAGCAAAACAACTGTGCATGCACTTTTGGTTCAACCTAATTCACTTCAGAAACTCAGAATATTCGCTGATGCACTGGCCCTGCTCCTCTgcagtgtaatgtaataaaaatccAGTGTCTGCTCAACAATTGAGACAGAGCAGAGGTCATATTCTGGCTATTATTCTCTCCCCTGCTTTTCTGTCTATGTACTTGTACTTACACTATTTTAACTGTGCCTCCAAAAGAATAGCCACAGCCATGCTAAGGTGCTTTGTTAACACTAATACAATTAGCTTCTTTTCAGGGGGCATTGGTGTATTTGCTGGCCTGTGTGCTGAGCTTCTTTCTGGCATTGTGCAGCTGTGAGGCAGAGTCAGTGAGTATTGCCCAGAGTGTGGTCGCAGACAAAAGGATGTGTCAGGATTGGACATGTGGTTGATAGTGGCACTGTAAAAGTgacataaatacagacagagagaaaaaaagagcaagcATGGAGGTAATAAAAGAGTGAAAGGgtagagaagaaaagaaagtggtgaGGCAATTAACTGAGGACAGGCAGGTATTTCAGAGGTAAAGAACAAGGAGAAGATGGGAGGataatggaaagaaaaaagtgtactttgtgtactgtatgtaatgtgggtcagacacacatacattcaaTGATGCCATAACAATCAAATAGCAACCATCTCAACACACAATAATGTTGGCgtgaaaacaaattaatatattttatttcagattttgCCTGGCAACACATTTTGAAGAAATGCCGTGCTTTACACCTATTGTTGCCAGCTGCTGTAAACTTCACTTCAGATTTAGCTGGATTAGGCTACTATAGATCATCCTTTTAGAATAGCTCCTTAAAACCTGACAGTACTTCCCTTATGATAGCCACTGTAATCATGCACAGAAATCATTTGGCATTGTTCAACGAAagcaaatgtattcatttatttacactaaCCTTGAGCATAACACATTTGTTCTTTTCAGTGTTCCATTAATAATAATCTTCCCAACAAAGCAGACATTACAAAGTTGTTGTTGTATATCTGAATGCTTGCGCCTCAAAGGACAACCTGTCCATGGCAACACATCCCTCCTGGCAGTCCACTGACTCCACACGGGCATGCATAGAGATGTAAACAAATTCTCTTGTGTCAATGTACGCGTACACACGGACTGAAAAAGCCATACTCTGGCAGTTTCTTGCATTATTCATATTCCAAAAGTCAGATATTGAGGAAGACAACAAAACATCCTCATGTATTTTTCATGCAACTTGTAGAGAATAAAGAGCCACTAAAAGGGCTGAGACAAAATGACAGTGATACTGACCTCtattgacaaaaacactgcattgcATTTAAAAAGAGCTGAAATAACTGAAGCAGAGATACAGTAAATTGAATACTTTGTGTATGCTAATTTGAAATACTACCTGTggctttaaataaacacagggTCAGATGGGAATTTGTTGTCATCAGGTGGGCAAGGGAAAGGTTTAGCATAACGGAAGTCTGAAGCTTCTtgaaaaacattacaataatCCAGTCACTGTCGTATCCAAATATACCTCCATGTTCTTGCTCCTAAAAAAGtgtgtcaatattttatttttctttatttagaagatgaatgaatgaatacttatttgaaaaacacttattttggaAACCACTGAAATACAAATACTCACATGCCACTATGactgttactactactactactaataataatattagaattaataataataaaagtagtaATATTAAAAGCACTGCTTTTTgatacaacaaacaacagtatATGCATTTGCCAGAATCAGCTTTAACTTTTCAGAGAGAGTTATTATTACCTTTGTGCTGCCTTCAGGGTCTAACACGTTGACACAGGAAATGTACTCCTGCATTGCCTGCTCTGCTTCCATATCTCCAAGCTGTTTCCAGGCTTGCCTGTAATAACAAACCATCACAATAATCAACACTGTAATCATCAGCATAAGCATAATGAACagattcacatttttatctgcaCTAGCTATTGTAATGAAGTACAGTGTCTTTAAACGTGGATGAAAGCTGcgataaaaagtgacatttcagtATGAATTTTCAGTTAAACTGAAATGTTAAATCATAGTTTAATTTGTGAATACAATTTACATATGGGTATTCTGGAAGTTAACGAGTTTATGTAAAACTGCACGGAACAAACACCTGGTGCATTTGCATTTTCGGtacaaatcaaatcagttttatttctaTAACCAAATTTACAAATCACAGTTTGCTTCAATTAACTGTACAATCTATAGATGATACAACATCCTCTGTCCTTAAACCCTGGATTTGTGTAAGGAACACccaaaataactttttaataGAGAGAAGTTTGTAGAAACCTCAGATAGAGTCACTGAGGAGGGATCCCTTTTCTAGGATGGAGAGACATGCAATGGACATACGTACAGAACAgctcaacaaaagaaaacatccatTGTGACAAAAATAAGGGAATGtgatgacaaagacaaaacaacccCCAATAACAAAGTGACAAAACTACATACCATTTCCTCTGTCCTTCAAAGTCGAAAAAGCCAGGTTTTTGTGTATTGCACTTTCCCACTTTGACCTGTAAAGTGTAAAAGACTCTGATTAAAGAGGTTTGATAACAACAAGGCAACATAAAGATATGACCTGTGTGATCTTTAAAAAAGAGGCAGTGTTGAAACATGGGTGTTGAGTCTTCACTGCATGTGGCTTTCATCTAAAGTCACATGACGCAAGGTTGTGAGGACTCAACACTGACCTCAACTTCATTCAGTCTGACCCTCACCTGTTTATAGCGAGCATACAGGTACAACAGCTGGTCCCTGCTGGCCGTCTGAATCAGATCTCGTACGCGGTCGGCTGCAGACTCAAATTCCATCTCCAGCCCCTCGCCCTCCAGTCGATCCCCCATCTCCGCGGCGCTGCAGTCAAATTTCCCCAAACCCAGATCCGAGTCGGAGTCTGACCCTGCTCCGCCGAGGGGCTCCCCTGTATCGGGTCGAGCTGGGTCTGTACCTGAGCCCGTCGCAGTGTCCGGGGAGGACGACGGTGACCCAGAAGCCATTGTTATTGGTGTCTATAGCGTGTCGCCAGATACGACGAGCGCCGTATATCCGTGTGCAAAATATTCAGCGTAAACAAAGACTAGCAGTCCGTTTTTTTTGCTCAGTATTTCAGCGGCTATTTCGTTTTTTAGAACGTTATCGTTGATAATCAGCGACAGTCGGACTGATTCCACCGTTGGTCCGTCTGCGGTACGGTCAACTAAAAGTCCCGTCTTAATCACCGTCTAGCGAGAAGGTTCCCGTCACATTCATCTAATCGGTTTTCAATGTTCTGCAAGAAAAAGTCTttaagcaacaacaacaacaaaacaaaacatctgtttatatagattttatctactgtgaaatattttatatattagccaacaaattatgtttaaaaaaatatagtgttttgttgctttgttgtttATGGTATGATGTGAGATTTCTTTGTCagtggtgataaaaaaaagagtcaaagagCGGTTTATTGACATTTCTTTGAACATTAAATGTCCCCTGTTTGTCTCATAGTATTTGAAATCTTTACCGTTTCCTCTCTTTACATTTTGTAGCTATAGTATGAGGTGCCATAATTGTGTGTGGATGTTAATACCACTGTGAAGGGCAGAagcaatttcattttattctgaatACAGTCATAATAATATCTTATCTTGTCTACAgccctttaaaataaatctggtTCTGAACTTAATTATCACATCaacattttcaatattaaaCGTAAAGGGATACTCTCCTACTACTGCAGTTAACGTAATGTTATCACGAAACATAttatttagttgttgttttttgattaCTTGATCCCTGAAGTAAAATCTGACACGTGACAGACAGTATGTAATAGCGCAGTTTGGCCAACAGATGTTGCTGTTGGAAAAGTGATGAAGTGCTGGATCGTCATCCGTCCTTTCTCTGCAATTAGCGCCAGTCTCGACATTCACACACCGAAAACGAAGCTCTACATTTTCTGCCGCTCAAACTCACACTATTAACCTTTCAAAGCGTGACTCTAATTACCTTTGCAACTGAACTGCATAATGGGATAAAATATCTCCTGAGTCGAAGTCCTCTTTTTTCCTTCAGCCAAGTACCACCTATAAGAATATGAtatcaaatattattatatctAAATATATAGGATCACCCCTCCATGTATTGACTTTAGAGGAGTTTCACTGTAAAACGATTGACAATTGATAAGTAACCTGTTAACTACTTCAGATTAAGTAGTATGTTGTTAAAAAGGAACTATGTAGTTGACGAAGTTAAAATTTGAAATAACTTATAGTCCTTTTTCAACCATTTACTTTCTGatcatttaataatatttaataaaataatctggTCTAATAGGCATCTATAGCTCCAACCCAGACcataatacttttacttttatgtaTCCTGTTCTATAACTCAAGACTGAATTCTGCACAATAAGAATTGTCATTATAAGAGAGGTATAAATACAACTAATTtgattgaggaaaaaaaacaaaaaaaaaacattgttgtaatggttgtattgttgttattaatagTATTAGAGGCTCTGTGGTGATGGACACTAAATTTGAGTTTAACTCCAGGATTGAATCCGCTCTTATACTATAATGTGCAGACACAACAAGCAGTAAAGGCTCATGGTCAGTggtgtatttttattaaaagGACAGACGATCCCTGACCGCACTGGCAACACTTTCTTTCACAGGAGGTCCCAGCAACGCCCGCCCGCCCGGTGCGGTTCCACTGCGCGCTCTGCTGACGCAACCACGTCGCTGTGGCTTAATGCGATGGCGGACTGCAGTGTCCCCAGACCTGCCCACTGTGCCCAGGGAGGGACGGAGCAAAGTCACTGAGCTTTTTCACTCTCAACTGTTCCGAGAAACTACCACCTGTTCAGGAAAGAGGGGCTGCTGTATACTGCTGTGGTCCCTCCCGTGGAGTTAGTATGCGGGACGGGATCTGCTCGGAGTGCACCGACCGGGACGAGTCAGAAGTGGAGTGAGGAGTGAAGCAGAGTGCGCTGCGCTGCGCCGCTGACGCACCGCGTGTTCGGAGAGCAAGTTAACTGACagaacgaaaaaaaaaagtcgcgTCGACGGGGAAAAGGAAGAGCCGCTCACGGATTTAACGCAGGAGTGAGGAGAACACTTATTCCGGCAAAATGAAATTCGCGGAACATCTTTCCTCCCACATCACTCCTGAGTGGAGGAAACAGTATTTACTCTATGAGGTAaagtcaaatgtattttttatttgacataaaCGCCTTCTGGATATTTAGTTCGAACAAAACTCCGGTGTCATATAAATGATATTGCTGGGGGGAAAAACCTGAAAGATAAGAGACAACATCCACTGGAAAGtggtttaaatatatatatttggtaGCTTATCTGACTCATGAGAGCAATAAACGACAGGAAACGTAAGGGATGCTCGATTGTTTATGGAGGGGAAATTGACTGCGGTTGTTAAGAGCCACGGGGAGCATTCATTGTGTAATATTGTTGTTTGCTGACTTTAcaacacataaatataaatacaatgaaGAGGTTACTGAGCAGTGGTGTTGCTTTCACACTGGggaaaaatatttttctctttatgtTTAACCATTCACAGTAAGTTATATAATGCTTTTTGTTATACATTAGAAATATCCTGCAAGTGTTAATTACTCattatcacatttttataaaaaaaaactctttcaaatgtttgatttgaatgcataatttattttctcttatgtttcattttgtccCTCAGTATATCTGAAAGGATGTAGATGAGGGGGTTCCATAGCAGTTAAACCAACAAAATTGGCTGAACTAtgccatttttattatttgaaaaaaaaacaaaaaactgttaaTGGTCATTTCTATCATATTCAAGCCATAGTTGCAAATATTCAAATTTGCATTTCTAATTATTCATTGGCATAAACTAGTGAGAACTGATTGTGgtcatattgtttttgttttaattcaacaaaatatttttgttcagtttatAGCAGAAATGTTTATACCTTGGATTAAAACAAGGCTTATTCTGTCAGGGTATTGTGTTGTCTGCGGATTTAGAGGCAtctttgtgtgcacacatggtCTTTGTTGGATGGTGTACAGTACTTACggagtattttattttcacacccCCACTTCTTTCTGGCTCTATGTTAAGAGCTGTAGTGCAGACATGCAGTGACAGGATAGACTGCTCCATTCCATTTAGCTGTATGAATTATAGACAAAGAGCCTGTTCTCTTCAACCCTGGCAACCTGCATCCCAGACTCAGCAGAAGCTCACTGAgttgggttttattttggagatATGATCTGAATATCACACTTCAATTGAAtaattgcagcagcagcagacattttAATTGTTCCAGTCTGATATGTTGTCTTCACCTGTGTCACAAAACCATCGgcagaaaacacaatttaagtgaaaatgtgttaaagaGATATGCAGTGATCCCACTCGGAAGAAGGCAATTTTACAATTTAATTGTCTTTAGATTTAATATTAGCATAATTACACGGCTTTTTCTGGGTTCTTTGTCCTGTATGTACAGACAGACTGCCGCATATTGAGCCCAGGGACAGATACATGGCCATACCAGCCATTTTACACCTTCAGTGTTCGCTCACACTCACTGACCTGAGATGGATGatggctgattttctcttttatctGCATTTATTGGTGCCACAGAatgatgattgttttttttattaaattcatACATAATTTACTATTTTGTTTATATGCTTCACATGTtcgttattttttttactctaacTGCTTTTTGAGCAGACTTTATCATTCTATATCTTTAATTTCAACTTCATGGAGAATTAACAAAATGGAACATTAATGAATACAACTGTAATCAGTCATTAATGCATGATTCAAAAGGGAACAATGCTTTTGTGTATCTCAAAAAAACCAGGATATGCAACAATATACTTGTTGCAAATCATACAGTTGTCACATATACAGCCGTTTTTGGATTATTGCTCCTCTatccaaacatttttttttttttttacattttctcaaatcTGAATAATATGCTGTATAGAGTTAGCAGTGaggatgagtttgtgtgtatttgtgtttttgtggctgcCTTCAGTCTTTGTCTGACCTCTGCCAAAC includes:
- the acbd6 gene encoding acyl-CoA-binding domain-containing protein 6, which encodes MASGSPSSSPDTATGSGTDPARPDTGEPLGGAGSDSDSDLGLGKFDCSAAEMGDRLEGEGLEMEFESAADRVRDLIQTASRDQLLYLYARYKQVKVGKCNTQKPGFFDFEGQRKWQAWKQLGDMEAEQAMQEYISCVNVLDPEGSTKERAQGAERRKGFGGAVVSSLYQEEMIREEDKNIFDYCRENNIDHITKAITSQKVDVNTKDEEGRALLHWACDRGHKELVSVLLQHKADINSQDNEGQTALHYASACEFAEIVELLLNAGADPSIKDIEGSLPEEVTESSAISSLLRQYTAPKG